The segment GCTGTACATGCAGTCGACCAACGGCAACGACGGGTCGATGCAGCTCACCGTCACGTTCGACATCGAGACCGATCCGAACATCGATCAGGTCAACGTGCAGAACCGCGTGTCGCAGGCGCAGCCGAACCTGCCGACGGAAGTGACGCAGTTCGGCTTCACCATGCGCAAGTCGACGGGCCTGCCGATGATGATGGTGTCGCTGTACTCGCCGTCGAACGAGCACGACGCGCTGTACCTGGCCAACTACGCCAACATCAACATCATCGACGCGCTGTACCGCGTGAGCGGCGTGGGCGACGTGCGCGTGTTCGGCGCGGGCGAGTACGCAATGCGCATCTGGCTCCAGCCGGATCGCCTCGCGTCGATGGCACTGACGATCCCGGAGGTTGCGCGCGCCGTGCAGCAACAGAGCTCGGTGAACCCCGCGGGGCAGGTGGGCGGACGTCCGGGTCCGGCGGACCAGGAGTTCACGTACACGGTCAGGGCACGAGGCCGGCTTCAGGCGGCCGAGGAGTTCGGCGCGATCGTGCTGCGCACCAACGCCGACGGGTCGCTCGTCCACCTGCGCGACGTGGCGCGCGTCGAGCTCGGCGCGCTCAACTACCAGCAGATCGGCAGGTCCAACGGTCAGCCGGGCGTCGGCGTCGCGGTGTTCCAGGCGCCGGGCTCGAACGCGCTCGACGTCGCCGCCGGCGTGCGCGAGGTGATGACCGTCCTGCGCGAACGATTTCCGGAAGGCGTCGACTACCGCTACACGCTCGACACCACCGCGCCCGTCTCGGAAGGCATCAAGGAGATCACCAAGACGCTCGTCGAGGCGATGATCCTCGTCATCCTCGTCGTGTTCCTGTTCCTCCAGAACTGGCGCGCCACGCTGATCCCGATGCTTGCCGTGCCCGTGTCGCTCATCGGCACGTTCGCGGTCTTTCCCCTGCTCGGCTTCTCGGTCAACACGCTGTCGCTCTTCGGGCTCGTGCTCGCCATCGGCCTCGTCGTGGACGACGCGATCGTCGTGGTGGAGGCGGTGGAACAGCACATCGAGCACGGCATGAGTCCTCGCGAGGCCACGGTCAAGGCGATGAAGGAAGTCTCCGGCCCCGTCATCGGCATCGCGCTGATCCTCGCGTCGGTGTTCGTGCCCATCGGCCTGATGGGCGGCATCCAGGGACGCCTGAACCAGCAGTTCGCGATCACGATCGCCGTCTCTGTGCTGATCTCGGCCTTCAACGCGCTGACACTGTCGCCCGCGCTCTCGGCGATGCTGCTGCGCCCGCGCCGCGAGTCGCGCGGATGGCTCGGCCGGATCTTCGGCGCGATCAACCGCTGGCTCGAACGCATGACGCGCGGCTACGTGTCGCTGAGCCACGGCCTGATCCGCAAGCCCCTCATCGGTCTCGCCGTACTCCTGGCCTTCTTCGCGATGACGGCCGGCCTCGGACGCAGGCTCCCCACGAGCTTCCTTCCCGAAGAGGACTACGGTTACTTCCTGCTCAACATCCAGTTGCCACCCGCGGCATCGCTCGATCGTACCGACGCCGTCACGCGCAAGGTCGACGATCTGCTGGCGCGCACCGAGGGCGTCCGCAACTTCAACACCATCGTCGGCTTCAGCCTGATCACGCGCGTGACGGCGCCCAACAACGCGTTCTATTTCGTGCAGCTCGCGCCATGGAGCGAACGCGAGGGACCGGGACAGGACGCGCGATCGATCGTCAATCGCCTGAACGGCGCCCTGCGCACGACGGCGCCTGAAGCGGTGGCGTTCGCCATCATGCCGCCCGCGATTCCAGGGCTTGGATCCCAGGGCGGCTTCTCGCTCTGGCTGCAGGATCGCGGCGGCGCGTCGGTCGAGGACGTCAATCGCGAACTGCAGCAGTTCCTGACCGCCGCGCGTGCGCGTCCCGAACTGGCGGGCGTCACGTCGCCGTTCAGCGCCAACGTGCCGCAGGTGTACGCCAACGTCGATCGCGAGAAGGCGCTGCGACAGGGACTCGCACTCGGCGACGTCTACCAGACGATGCAGGCGTATCTGGGTGGGCTGTACATCAACCAGTTCAACGCGTTCGGACGTCAGTGGCGCGTCTTCCTCCAGGCCGAAGGCGACACGCGCTCGAGCCCGGATCAAATCGGCCAGTTCTACGTACGCAACGACTCGGGCGGCATGGTGCCGCTGTCGGCGGTGCAAACGCTCTCGCCGACGTTCGGGCCGCAGTTCACCAATCGCTTCAACGTCTATCGCGCCGTGCAGGTGAACGGCGCCGCGGCACCCGGCTACAGCTCCGGACAAGCGATGACCGCGCTCGAAGAGGTGGCGCGCGCCACGCTGTCGCCGACGTTCAGCTACGACTGGGCCGACCTCTCCTTCCAGGAGAAACGCGCGGCAGGCTCCACGCAGACGACGTTCGCGCTGTCGCTCGTCTTCGTGTTCCTGATTCTCGCGGCGCTGTACGAGAGCTGGTCGTTGCCGTTCTCCGTGCTGCTCACCGTGCCCATCGCCGTCTTCGGTGCGTTCGTAGGCCTGTTGATGCGCGGACTCGATCTCGACGTCTACGGACAGATCGGCGTCGTCATGCTGATCGGTCTCGCGGCCAAGAACGCGATCCTCATCGTGGAGTTCGCCAAGTATCGGCTGGAGGAAGGCAGGCCGCTCGTCGAGGCCGCGCTCGAAGGCGCGCGTACACGCCTGCGGCCGATCCTGATGACGTCGTTCGCGTTCATTCTGGGTTGTGCTCCGCTGTGGGCCGCGCAGGGTTCCGGCGCCGCCGCGCGCCGCATCCTCGGCACCGTGGTGATCACGGGCATGCTCGCCGCGACGCTCATCGCGATCTTCCTCATCCCTCTCTTGTTCGTGCTGTTCGAGCGACTGGCCGAGCGCCTCAGCGGCGCGCCCGTCGTGCACACGCCATCGGAGTTCTCGTCGTGATCACGTCATCTCTGTATCAGAGCGGGCACCGGGCACCGGGCATCGGGCACCGGACAGCCGGGGACCGAGCGTCAGGTCTGCTCACACCACGGCGTTCGTTGTCGGTCATCGCGTTGCTGCTCACGACGATGGTCGTGGGTGGATGCACGTTGGGTCCGGACTACGCGCGTCCACCTGTGACGACGCCAGACACGTTTCGTGGCGTCGACACCGCAGTGGACACGACGCGCTCGCTCGGCGAAGAGGCGTGGTCGACCGTCTTCACCGACGAGACGCTGCGCGCGTTGATCACCGAAGCGCTCGCGGGCAACTACGGCGTGCGGATCGCCGCCACGCGCGTGCTGCAGTCGGCCGCGCAACTCGGCATCACGAGCGCCGATCAGCGTCCGACCATCACGGGGCAGGTCACCACATCCGGCCAGCACGGCACGATCTTCGCCGGCCAGTCGGTCCCCACCATCGGCATCGTCCAGGCCAACGCCGGCATGGCGTGGGAGCTCGATTTCTGGGGCCGGTATCGACGCGCCAGCGAAGCCGCGCGCGCCGAGCTCGAAGCCAGTGAGTGGGGCCAGCGCGCCATCGTCATGAGCCTCGTGAGCGAGGTGGCGTCGCAGTACTACGTGCTGCGCGCGCTCGATCTCGAGCTGGAGACGTCGACGCGCACGCTCGCCGTGCGCGAGGAATCGCTGCGCATCACGCAGACGCGCGAGCGCGGCGGCGTGGCGCCACTGGTCGACGTGCGACAGGCCGAACAGCTCGTCGCGGGTTCGCGTGCGCAGATCGCCGACGTGCAGCGGCGCATCGCGCAGGTGGAGCATGCGCTGAGCCTCCTGCTCGGGCGCGCGCCCGGTCCCATCGCGCGCGGTGCGGCACTCATCGATCAGACTCATGAACCCGACGTCCCCGCGGGACTTCCCTCGTCGCTGCTGGAGCGGCGGCCCGACGTCCGTCAGGCGGAATTGCGCCTTGCCGCAGCAACCGCACGCATCGGCGTGGCCGAGGCGCTGAAGTTCCCGCAGATCGGCCTGACGGCATCGGGCGGCGTGGCGAGCACGTCGCTCGGGCGCCTGCTCTCGTCGGGCACGTGGGCCGTCGCCGGCAACCTCGCGCAGCCGATCTTCGACTCGGGCCGCAACCGATCGCGTGTCGCGCTGGCCGAGGCGCAGGCGCAGGAAGCGACGCTCGCGTGGCAGAGCACCGTGCTGCAGTCGTTCAGGGAGGTGTCCGACGCGCTCGTGGCCTACCAGCGCACGCGCGAGGTGCGCGCGGCGCAGGAAGACCTCGTCACCGCCGCGACAGACGCGCGGCGACTCGCCGACCTGCGCTATCGCGGCGGCGTGACGAGCTACCTGGAAGTGCTCGACAGCGAGACGCGCCTCTTCGCGGCGCAGCTCGCACTCGTGCAGGCCCAGCTCGGCGAACTCACGTCGTACGTCGCCGTCTACCGCGCGCTGGGCGGAGGATGGGAAGGATAGTGGCGGCTTAGGGCTCACGGCTCAGGGCTTAAAGGCTCAGGGCTTAAAGGCTTAGAGGCACAAAGGCACAAAAGCTCGGAGGTAGGGCCGGCTCTCCGAGCCCGGCCGCGCACACGGAAGGGAGGCTCGCGCAATGAGTCAACGCAACGTCGAATGTCTGCTGGGGCGGCTGCTCACGGACGAAGATCTGCGGACGGCGTTCGTCCGTGATCCCGCCGACACGCTGACGATGTTGCAGCGGCAGGGCTGGGACCTCACCGCAACGGAGGTCGACGCGCTGATCTCGGGCGACCCCGCCATGTGGCGCGACATCGCTCGACGCATTCCGCCGCGGCTGCAGCGATCGAGTCTCAGGACAGGATGAAGATACTCCTTTCGGTGTAGCCGCCGGATTCATCCGGCGGTCAGTGTTCGCGAACAGCCCTGGCAATTTCGGAGGGAACACACCATGGCAGCCCGCAAAGGCGCGACCCGCGCCGCCGACATCCACGCAGAGGTGCGTCACGCCTTGTCGCGCGGCGAGATGCAGAGTGCCACGCTGGCCGAGTGCCTGGCGGTCAATCAGGCGACCCTGGCACGAGCCGTGTTCCCCGACCTGCCGGTACCGGCGCTCGGGGCCATCGATTCCGCCTGCGAGCGGGGCATTCTCAAACGCATGACTCGCATCGGTGCCGTGTTGCTGGACGAGGTGGGCGAGGCGGGCATCGCGCAATGTCGTTCGCACGGCGCGGACACGGAGCGCGGGTGGGCCTGCTCCATGGTCGGAGCACAGTCGCACCGGCCGACCCCACCCGCCGCATCTGTCAGCGCGCCCAGCGCAACCTCGCATAGCCTCTTCCGAAAGAAGGAGAAGGCGTCAAGGTCGAAAGCGACGAGGGCCCTACGGGACCCGCTACAAATGCAGCCGTGCCTCCTGTCGCGCCCGCAACGAACAAGTCTCCGAACAGGACGCCTCTCGCCGCGCAACGCAACTGTAGAGCTATCTATCTGAAGATTTCGAGGTACGCGACAACGGCGAGCCCCAGCCGATCGTGTCCTTCGAGTACGTCAGTCAGAACGATGCCGGGACGGACAGCGGCGGCGCCGATAACGGACCCGACAATCGTCGATGGCGGGACTTCGTGCTCGTGCTCGACGACACGAGCATCTCCGCTTCGCTCACCAAGGCCACGATCGACCTGTCGAAGCGCCTCATCGATGAACTGGGGCCGCTCGACAGACTCGCGATCATCAACACTAGCCGATTCGACGTGGTCCAGGATCTCGCCACGGATCGCGCAGCGGCACGAGCCGTTGTCGAGCGGATTCGCGGACAGCTTGGCCCCGAGCCGGTATCGGCGAACTACCGCAGTCGCGTGCTCTTGAAGATCGTGCGCAACGTCGCGCGCGGCCTCGCCGCGGAGACCCGTCCGAACCGGCGAACCGTGCTGATCCTGACCGAAGGCCGCGCGCTCGGCGCAACCGTCGTCCCTGGCATTGCCGGTGACGAGGACTATCACGCCACGCTCGATGCATACCGCGAGATGCTCGCTGCCGCGGCGGCTGCCGATGTCGCGATCTACTCCGTGGACGTCCGTGGTCTGGAGGTGCGCCAGCCAACGATTGGCGGCCCGACCAGCCAGTCTGTCGCCGACCTGGCCTCGGTCGTCGGCAGCACCTATGTCGCGGCCACGGCCATCAGCCGTCGCGGCCTTCTGTGGCAGGTCAGCGACAGCACCGGCGGCACGCTCGTCGTCGAACGCAATCGCCTCGACGTCGACCTGAAGGCGATGATTCGCGACAGTCGCCAGCACTATCGCCTCGCATACGCCCAGCCCGCCTCGGTGCAACCAGGCTCGCCCATGAGAACCATCGACGTCCGCGTCAAAGGCAAAGGCCTCACCGTCCGCGCCCGCCGCCACTACGTGCCGGGGTGAGGGAAAAAGGGACCAGAGCGACTATGGTGCGGCGACAGGATCGTCTCGATGAGAGTTGCGCTCTTCGTGAGGTGCGCTGCGGTGGCGGCTGGCGCGCTGTTGTTCTGGGCTGGCGCCGCGCACGGACAGGTCGAGCCGACGTTTCGGACCGGCACGACACTGATCGAGGTGTCTGCGATCGTCACGCGTGACGGCGAGCCGGTGCGCGGGCTGATGATCGACGAGGTCGAGGTGTACGAGGACGGGCGGCGGCAGCCGCTTGTGGCGTTCGAGTTCGTCGACCTGACCACCGTGGAGGGTCCGGAGCAGCGCCGTGACTTCGTGCTCGTCCTCGACGATCGGCACATCTCACCGCCACAGACCAGGGCGACGCGCGACTTCGCGCGGACGTTCATCGACAGCCTCGGGCCGCACGATCGGCTCGCCGTCGTGAACACGGGCTCGAAAGAGTTCGTGCACCAGTTGTCCACGGATCGCGAGGAGTCCCGCGCGCTCGTCGGGCGTGTCCACGGCGAGTTGACGCGATTCAGGGAAGCGGCGGAGACGGAGTTCCACGCGCACGTGACGTTCGAGGTGCTGCGCCGAGTGGCGGCGGTGCTCCAGCGGCAGGGACCAAACGAGCGCCGCACCGTTGTTCTGGTCAGCGAAGGCCACTCGGTACTTCCGAACGATCCGCGCGATCGACAGGATGTGGCCGTGCGCCAGGCATACAGGGCCGTGCTCCGATACGCGTCCACCGCGAACGTGGCCGTCTACGCCGTCGACCCACGTGGACTCATGGCCGATCAGCCGGTCCCCGTGAGTCGCGAACCCGTGACAGATGCACGGGCGGCATTCGCGACCTCGCGATCCGGACTGCCCACCTCGCTGGCGCAGGAGCTTGCCGACGCGATGGCCGCACGCCGATTCGGCAGTCTCGGCCAGATGGCGTACCAGACGGGCGGCCTCCTCACCGTCGACAGGAACGACCTGCAGAAGGACATCCCGCGCATCATCCAGGACAGCCGGCAGTACTACCGCCTCGTCTACGTCCAGCCGGACGCTGAAGGCGCCGAGCGTCGCACGCGACGGATCGACGTGAAGGTATCGCGCCCCGGCGTCGAGGTCCGCGCCAGGCGCGAGTATCATTAGGCGCTTTCCATCCCCTCTTTCGCGGAGTTCTCCTTCATGTCCAATCGATCTCGTCCCTCCCGGCGATCCTTTCTCTCGACGGCTGGCGCTGCGGCGGCAGTGCTGACCGGCGGCTTCGGCACCTCGATGAGCGCGGCGGTGCGGCGCACCGCGATTCAGCCCGACAAGCTGCGCCTGGCGGTCATCGGCGTGGGTGGACGCGGCGGGTCGAACCTGAAGGGTGTGTCGGGTGAACAGATCGTCGCCATCTGCGACGTCGACACCAGGAACGTCGATCGCGCGGCGGCCATGTTCCCGCAGGCACGCCGCTTCCAGGACTTCCGCAAGGTGTTCGATCACGCGGGTGAGTTCGATGCGGTAGTCGTGAGCACGGCCGAACACACGCACGCGTTCGCCACGCTGCCCGCGCTGCAGTTGAACAAGCACGTGTACTGCGAGAAGCCGCTCACCTACAACGTGCACGAAGCGCGCGTGATCCGCGAGGCGGCGGCAAAGGCCGGCGTCCGCACGCAGATGGGCACGCAGATCCACGCGGGCGACAACTACCGCCGCGTGGTCGAACACGTGCAGGGCGGCGTGGTCGGCAAGGTCAGCGAGTGTCATGTGTGGGTTGGCCGCGCGTGGGGCTGGCACGCGAGCGAAGCCGAGGCCACGGCGGCCAAGGACATCGTGTTCGTGCAGGAACGTCCGCAGACCGTGGACCCGGTGCCGCCGACGCTGGACTGGGATCTGTGGCTCGGCCCCGCACCGGCACGCCCCTTCAACAACGTCTACGTGCCGGGACCGAAGTGGTACCGCTGGTGGGACTTCGGCAACGGCACGATGAGCGATCTCGGCAGCCACTGGATCGACCTGCCGTTCTGGGCGCTGAAGTTGAAGTGGCCGTCAGCCGTCGAAGCCTCGGGCCCGCCGGTCAACGCGGAGATCGCTCCCGCGTCGATGTCTGCCACGTACACCTATCTCGCCGACGGCGATCAGCCCGCGCTTTCGCTCACGTGGCACCAGGGCACGTCGAAGCCGCAGATCTGGACCGACGGCGGCATCCCGAAATGGGACAGCGGCGTGCTCTTCATCGGCGACAAGGGCATGATCCTCGCCGACTACTCGAAGTTCGTCGTGCTCCCGGAAGAGAAGTTCGCCGGCTACACGCCGCCCGCCCAGTCCATCCCCAAGTCGCTCGGCCACCACGCCGAATGGATCAACGCCTGCAAGACCGGCGGCCCCACCACCTGCGACTTCGCGTACTCGGGCCTGCTCACCGAAGCCAATCACCTCGGCAACGTCGCCTACCGCGTGGGCCGGAAAATCGAGTGGGACCACAAGGCCATGCGTATCACCAACGTGCGCGACGCCGAACGCTTCATCAAACGGCCACAGTACAGGACAGGGTGGAGGCTGACGTAGGAGAAAAGGGAGAAAGAGAGAGAAAGGGTAAGGGGTAAAGACAGAGAAAAGGAGGGAAGCAACAAAAGCGCAAGGCAAGAGTCCGAAGGGGAAAGCCGGGCGGTCGCTTCGCGCTTTCGCCTCGGGCATTTCGCTTTCCTCTTGAAGCTTTCTCCTTTTTCGCTGTCTTTACCCATTACCCTTTTTCTGCTTTACACTTTGTCCCCCATGCCCCTCGCCTCCGCCTATGGTGCGGTCGACAGCTCGTCGCCGCTCGGTCCCATGACGATCACTCGACGCGATCCGCTGCCGGACGATGTCGAGATCGAGATTCTGTATTGCGGGGTGTGCCACTCCGATCTCCACTTCGCGCGCAACGAGTGGGGGATGTCGACGTACCCGCTCGTGCCGGGGCATGAGATCCTCGGGCGCGTCTCGGCGGTCGGGAGTGCCGTGACGAAGTTCGTCGTGGGTGACACGGCGGCCGTGGGATGCCTCGTCGATTCGTGCCGCACGTGCGCGAGTTGCCGCGAAGGCCTGGAGCAGTACTGCAACGCGGGCGGCATGGTCATGACCTACGGCTCGCCCGACGCCCACCTGCCGGGGCAGATGACGCACGGCGGCTACTCGACGAGCATCGTCGTCAGCGAGCGCTTCGTGCTGAAGGTGGCCGACTCGCTGGACAAGGCGGCCGCCGCGCCGCTGCTGTGCGCGGGCATCACCACGTACTCGCCGCTGAAGCACTGGGGAGCGGGTCCGGGCAAGAAGGTCGGCATCGTCGGCCTGGGTGGACTCGGGCACATGGGCGTGAAGTTCGCGCATGCGCTCGGTGCGCACACGGTGCTCTTCACCACGTCTCCGAGCAAGGTGGACGATGGCCGGCGGCTCGGGGCCGACGAGGTCGTGCTCTCGCGCGATGCCGAGGCGATGCAGCAGCACGCAGCGAGCTTCGACCTGATCCTGAACACGGTCGCCGCGTCGCACCCGCTCGATCCGTTCGTCAGCCTGCTGAAGCGCGACGGCACCATGGTCCTCGTCGGCGTCCCCGAGCACGCACACCCCTCGCCGAGCGTGATGAACCTCGTGTTCGGCCGGCGCGCGATCGCCGGCTCCCTCATCGGCGGCCTGCCAGAAACGCAGGAGATGCTCGACTTCTGCGCCGCGCACGACATCACGTGCGACATCGAGCTGATCCGCATGCAGGACATCAACGACGCCTACGAACGCATGCTCGCCAGCGACGTCAGATACAGGTTTGTGATCGACATGAAGTCCAAAGCGTAAGAAGGGTAACGGACAAGGGCAGCGAAAAAGGAGGAAGCCTCGAGGGCAAAGTGAAATGCACGAGGCAAAGGCGCGAAGCGACCGGTTGCCTTCTGCCTTCAGACTTCCGCCTTGTCCCCTTGACCCTTTCTCCTTTGTCGCTGCCCTTGTCCGTTACCCTTTTTCCTTTGGACTTTTCAGTCCTGTGTTCTACCCGGACGCCGGCTCCACCGGGGCACTGTCACCCCTGACGTAGCGACCGGCGCGCAACGGATATCCGCACGAGTCCCTGATGAGGAGTGACGTCCTCAGGACGACGGTCTTGTAGCCCCGTCGCTTCTTCTCGCCGTCCTTCGGCTCGAGCGCG is part of the Acidobacteriota bacterium genome and harbors:
- a CDS encoding VWA domain-containing protein: MRVALFVRCAAVAAGALLFWAGAAHGQVEPTFRTGTTLIEVSAIVTRDGEPVRGLMIDEVEVYEDGRRQPLVAFEFVDLTTVEGPEQRRDFVLVLDDRHISPPQTRATRDFARTFIDSLGPHDRLAVVNTGSKEFVHQLSTDREESRALVGRVHGELTRFREAAETEFHAHVTFEVLRRVAAVLQRQGPNERRTVVLVSEGHSVLPNDPRDRQDVAVRQAYRAVLRYASTANVAVYAVDPRGLMADQPVPVSREPVTDARAAFATSRSGLPTSLAQELADAMAARRFGSLGQMAYQTGGLLTVDRNDLQKDIPRIIQDSRQYYRLVYVQPDAEGAERRTRRIDVKVSRPGVEVRARREYH
- a CDS encoding multidrug efflux RND transporter permease subunit translates to MAEFFIRRPIVAIVIAIVTVIAGIVSVRSLPVAQFPDIVPPQIIVTGTYTGADAETIEQSVATPLEQQMNGVDDMLYMQSTNGNDGSMQLTVTFDIETDPNIDQVNVQNRVSQAQPNLPTEVTQFGFTMRKSTGLPMMMVSLYSPSNEHDALYLANYANINIIDALYRVSGVGDVRVFGAGEYAMRIWLQPDRLASMALTIPEVARAVQQQSSVNPAGQVGGRPGPADQEFTYTVRARGRLQAAEEFGAIVLRTNADGSLVHLRDVARVELGALNYQQIGRSNGQPGVGVAVFQAPGSNALDVAAGVREVMTVLRERFPEGVDYRYTLDTTAPVSEGIKEITKTLVEAMILVILVVFLFLQNWRATLIPMLAVPVSLIGTFAVFPLLGFSVNTLSLFGLVLAIGLVVDDAIVVVEAVEQHIEHGMSPREATVKAMKEVSGPVIGIALILASVFVPIGLMGGIQGRLNQQFAITIAVSVLISAFNALTLSPALSAMLLRPRRESRGWLGRIFGAINRWLERMTRGYVSLSHGLIRKPLIGLAVLLAFFAMTAGLGRRLPTSFLPEEDYGYFLLNIQLPPAASLDRTDAVTRKVDDLLARTEGVRNFNTIVGFSLITRVTAPNNAFYFVQLAPWSEREGPGQDARSIVNRLNGALRTTAPEAVAFAIMPPAIPGLGSQGGFSLWLQDRGGASVEDVNRELQQFLTAARARPELAGVTSPFSANVPQVYANVDREKALRQGLALGDVYQTMQAYLGGLYINQFNAFGRQWRVFLQAEGDTRSSPDQIGQFYVRNDSGGMVPLSAVQTLSPTFGPQFTNRFNVYRAVQVNGAAAPGYSSGQAMTALEEVARATLSPTFSYDWADLSFQEKRAAGSTQTTFALSLVFVFLILAALYESWSLPFSVLLTVPIAVFGAFVGLLMRGLDLDVYGQIGVVMLIGLAAKNAILIVEFAKYRLEEGRPLVEAALEGARTRLRPILMTSFAFILGCAPLWAAQGSGAAARRILGTVVITGMLAATLIAIFLIPLLFVLFERLAERLSGAPVVHTPSEFSS
- a CDS encoding VWA domain-containing protein, which gives rise to MVSFEYVSQNDAGTDSGGADNGPDNRRWRDFVLVLDDTSISASLTKATIDLSKRLIDELGPLDRLAIINTSRFDVVQDLATDRAAARAVVERIRGQLGPEPVSANYRSRVLLKIVRNVARGLAAETRPNRRTVLILTEGRALGATVVPGIAGDEDYHATLDAYREMLAAAAAADVAIYSVDVRGLEVRQPTIGGPTSQSVADLASVVGSTYVAATAISRRGLLWQVSDSTGGTLVVERNRLDVDLKAMIRDSRQHYRLAYAQPASVQPGSPMRTIDVRVKGKGLTVRARRHYVPG
- a CDS encoding Gfo/Idh/MocA family oxidoreductase; translated protein: MSNRSRPSRRSFLSTAGAAAAVLTGGFGTSMSAAVRRTAIQPDKLRLAVIGVGGRGGSNLKGVSGEQIVAICDVDTRNVDRAAAMFPQARRFQDFRKVFDHAGEFDAVVVSTAEHTHAFATLPALQLNKHVYCEKPLTYNVHEARVIREAAAKAGVRTQMGTQIHAGDNYRRVVEHVQGGVVGKVSECHVWVGRAWGWHASEAEATAAKDIVFVQERPQTVDPVPPTLDWDLWLGPAPARPFNNVYVPGPKWYRWWDFGNGTMSDLGSHWIDLPFWALKLKWPSAVEASGPPVNAEIAPASMSATYTYLADGDQPALSLTWHQGTSKPQIWTDGGIPKWDSGVLFIGDKGMILADYSKFVVLPEEKFAGYTPPAQSIPKSLGHHAEWINACKTGGPTTCDFAYSGLLTEANHLGNVAYRVGRKIEWDHKAMRITNVRDAERFIKRPQYRTGWRLT
- a CDS encoding efflux transporter outer membrane subunit, with the translated sequence MVVGGCTLGPDYARPPVTTPDTFRGVDTAVDTTRSLGEEAWSTVFTDETLRALITEALAGNYGVRIAATRVLQSAAQLGITSADQRPTITGQVTTSGQHGTIFAGQSVPTIGIVQANAGMAWELDFWGRYRRASEAARAELEASEWGQRAIVMSLVSEVASQYYVLRALDLELETSTRTLAVREESLRITQTRERGGVAPLVDVRQAEQLVAGSRAQIADVQRRIAQVEHALSLLLGRAPGPIARGAALIDQTHEPDVPAGLPSSLLERRPDVRQAELRLAAATARIGVAEALKFPQIGLTASGGVASTSLGRLLSSGTWAVAGNLAQPIFDSGRNRSRVALAEAQAQEATLAWQSTVLQSFREVSDALVAYQRTREVRAAQEDLVTAATDARRLADLRYRGGVTSYLEVLDSETRLFAAQLALVQAQLGELTSYVAVYRALGGGWEG
- a CDS encoding NAD(P)-dependent alcohol dehydrogenase codes for the protein MPLASAYGAVDSSSPLGPMTITRRDPLPDDVEIEILYCGVCHSDLHFARNEWGMSTYPLVPGHEILGRVSAVGSAVTKFVVGDTAAVGCLVDSCRTCASCREGLEQYCNAGGMVMTYGSPDAHLPGQMTHGGYSTSIVVSERFVLKVADSLDKAAAAPLLCAGITTYSPLKHWGAGPGKKVGIVGLGGLGHMGVKFAHALGAHTVLFTTSPSKVDDGRRLGADEVVLSRDAEAMQQHAASFDLILNTVAASHPLDPFVSLLKRDGTMVLVGVPEHAHPSPSVMNLVFGRRAIAGSLIGGLPETQEMLDFCAAHDITCDIELIRMQDINDAYERMLASDVRYRFVIDMKSKA